A single Candoia aspera isolate rCanAsp1 chromosome 7, rCanAsp1.hap2, whole genome shotgun sequence DNA region contains:
- the TOB2 gene encoding protein Tob2, producing the protein MHLEIKVALNFIISYLYNKLPRRRADLFGEELERLLKKKYEGHWYPEKPLKGSGYRCVHIGETVDPVVEMAAKRSGLAVEDVRANVPEELSVWIDPFEVSYQIGEKGSVKVLYLDDSEGCSAAELDKEIKSSFNPDAQVFVPIGSQDNSLSNSPSPSFGQSPSPTFIPRSAQPITFTTATFAATKFGSTKMKKGGGAGASTSSTGVPQQQQRLVRSPTNSLLKHKGLSLSMHSLNFIGGSPAPQSQLSPNAKEFVYNGGSPGASSLFFDGVATENQAGGIPPASQFSASGGSSFDMAQVFGGSTNNLFLEKTPFVEGLSYNLNAMQYPSQSFQPVVLAN; encoded by the coding sequence ATGCATCTAGAGATCAAAGTTGCTCTGAACTTCATCATCTCATATCTGTACAACAAGCTTCCACGGAGGCGAGCTGACCTGTTTGGTGAAGAGTTAGAGAGGCTGCTTAAAAAGAAGTATGAAGGCCACTGGTACCCAGAGAAGCCTCTGAAAGGTTCTGGCTACCGTTGTGTTCACATTGGAGAAACTGTGGACCCTGTAGTGGAAATGGCAGCCAAGCGGAGTGGACTGGCTGTAGAGGATGTGCGAGCCAATGTCCCTGAAGAACTGAGTGTTTGGATTGATCCATTTGAGGTCTCTTACCAAATTGGTGAGAAAGGTTCAGTCAAGGTCCTCTATCTGGATGACAGTGAGGGCTGCAGCGCAGCTGAGTTGGACAAGGAGATCAAGAGCAGTTTCAATCCTGATGCACAGGTGTTTGTACCTATTGGAAGCCAGGACAATTCCTTGTCTaattctccatctccatcttttGGTCAGTCACCTAGCCCTACATTCATCCCACGATCTGCTCAGCCAATTACTTTTACCACTGCCACATTCGCTGCCACAAAGTTTGGCTCAACTAAGATGAAGAAAGGTGGAGGAGCTGGAGCAAGCACCAGTAGTACAGGGGTTCCACAGCAGCAGCAACGTTTGGTCCGTTCACCCACCAATAGCTTGCTGAAGCACAAAGGCCTCTCCCTGTCTATGCATTCTCTGAACTTCATTGGGGGCAGCCCAGCGCCTCAGTCTCAACTCTCCCCCAATGCCAAGGAGTTTGTTTACAATGGTGGATCACCAGGAGCCAGCAGCCTCTTCTTTGATGGTGTAGCCACTGAAAACCAGGCTGGTGGCATCCCTCCTGCATCACAGTTCAGTGCCAGTGGTGGCAGCAGCTTTGACATGGCTCAGGTTTTTGGTGGAAGCACCAACAACCTTTTTCTGGAGAAGACACCATTTGTGGAAGGACTCAGCTACAACCTGAATGCCATGCAGTATCCCAGCCAGTCGTTCCAGCCAGTGGTTTTGGCCAACTGA